In a genomic window of Sutcliffiella sp. FSL R7-0096:
- a CDS encoding YqhR family membrane protein, with protein MSENKQLEQNQREEPMSFMTKVIITGFVGGVFWSLIGYFAFMFSFTEISPNVVLQPWALGDWKKGWLGHIISVILLGLFGIGAALIYAAILKKFQQFWIGIVYGLALWGLVFFLLNPMFPSIKTVMELTLNTNVTNVCLYILFGVFVGYSISFEHNEMQNQNQHAKQHTQSSSNE; from the coding sequence ATGAGTGAAAACAAGCAATTGGAACAAAACCAAAGAGAAGAGCCGATGAGTTTTATGACAAAAGTCATCATTACCGGATTTGTGGGTGGTGTGTTTTGGAGCTTGATTGGATATTTTGCGTTTATGTTCAGCTTCACCGAAATCAGCCCGAATGTGGTGCTTCAGCCTTGGGCGTTGGGGGATTGGAAAAAAGGGTGGCTCGGGCACATCATCAGTGTCATCCTACTGGGATTGTTCGGCATTGGGGCGGCTCTCATTTATGCAGCCATCTTAAAAAAGTTCCAGCAGTTCTGGATAGGAATAGTTTATGGGCTGGCGCTATGGGGACTTGTTTTCTTTCTATTGAATCCCATGTTTCCTTCCATAAAGACAGTAATGGAACTTACCCTAAATACAAACGTGACGAATGTATGTTTATACATTTTATTCGGGGTTTTTGTCGGCTACTCCATTTCTTTTGAGCACAATGAGATGCAGAACCAAAATCAGCATGCAAAACAACATAC
- a CDS encoding DUF1385 domain-containing protein, with protein sequence MSKDSKPVYGGQAVVEGVMFGGKRHYVTAIRRKDNSIEYLHVPRKTNPTLQTLKKIPFLRGIVAIVEAAGNGSKHLNFSTERYDVDPSQDEEEIYNKKEPSKLEMILSVAAVGILSFIFGKFIFTLVPVFLAELTKPVFPGDFAQVLIETVFKLMLLLAYIYFISFTPIIKRVFQYHGAEHKVINAYENGKELNVSNIQAQSRLHYRCGSSFILFTVVVGFFVYLLVPTDPLWARVLNRLALIPVVLGISFEVLQLTNKVRDIPVLKVLGYPGLWLQLLTTKEPTDDQVEVAIQSFNRLLELEQDSEKKITEEIV encoded by the coding sequence ATGTCAAAAGATTCAAAACCTGTTTATGGAGGACAGGCTGTGGTGGAAGGTGTGATGTTTGGCGGAAAACGCCATTACGTGACAGCAATCCGCAGAAAAGATAATTCCATCGAATACCTTCATGTACCAAGAAAAACAAATCCGACATTACAGACTTTAAAAAAGATCCCTTTTTTACGTGGTATCGTTGCCATTGTGGAAGCAGCAGGTAACGGATCCAAGCATCTGAATTTCTCCACGGAGCGCTATGATGTCGATCCAAGTCAAGATGAAGAAGAGATTTATAACAAAAAAGAGCCATCCAAACTTGAAATGATATTAAGTGTGGCGGCAGTCGGCATATTATCTTTCATCTTTGGTAAGTTCATCTTTACTCTTGTCCCAGTTTTCTTGGCCGAATTGACAAAACCGGTTTTCCCGGGTGATTTTGCTCAAGTTTTGATAGAAACGGTCTTTAAATTGATGCTTTTATTAGCATACATATACTTCATTTCATTTACCCCGATCATAAAAAGGGTCTTTCAATATCATGGCGCGGAACATAAAGTGATTAACGCTTACGAAAACGGGAAAGAATTAAATGTAAGCAATATCCAAGCACAATCTAGATTGCATTACCGATGCGGGAGCAGCTTCATCCTATTTACGGTTGTCGTAGGCTTCTTCGTGTACCTACTTGTACCGACAGACCCTTTATGGGCGCGTGTATTGAATCGATTAGCACTCATTCCAGTTGTTCTGGGAATTTCTTTTGAAGTTTTACAGCTTACAAATAAAGTGCGTGATATTCCTGTTTTAAAAGTTTTAGGCTATCCAGGACTTTGGTTACAATTATTAACAACAAAAGAACCAACGGACGACCAAGTGGAAGTGGCCATCCAGTCCTTTAACAGACTTTTGGAACTCGAACAAGATTCGGAGAAAAAGATTACCGAAGAAATAGTATAA
- a CDS encoding SA1362 family protein, whose amino-acid sequence MKRSYRKPIFYTLVSLAAFYLIIQLFSNPGGLFTNLLLIVGGATVFYLIFRYFIQGRLGGKTDARYSKAVKQSKKRYASTAGTKPNVSPITSRDRASSKPSVPKRKAPSHLTVIEGKKGKKKNRAFF is encoded by the coding sequence ATGAAAAGAAGCTATCGAAAACCTATATTCTATACCCTCGTTTCCTTAGCAGCTTTTTATTTAATCATTCAGTTGTTCAGTAATCCAGGAGGGTTGTTTACAAATCTCCTTTTAATTGTAGGGGGAGCAACCGTATTTTATCTGATTTTCCGCTATTTTATCCAGGGTAGACTTGGAGGCAAAACTGATGCTAGGTATAGTAAAGCTGTCAAGCAATCGAAAAAGAGATATGCATCCACAGCAGGTACTAAACCAAATGTCAGTCCCATTACAAGCAGGGACCGTGCAAGCTCCAAACCTTCCGTACCAAAACGCAAAGCCCCATCCCATCTGACCGTCATCGAAGGGAAAAAGGGCAAAAAGAAAAACCGGGCTTTCTTCTAA
- a CDS encoding patatin-like phospholipase family protein produces the protein MKIDGVFSGGGIKGFALIGALQAVESRGLELERLAGTSAGSIVAAFTAAGYTANEIYKMLDETDIMNFLDQRRTLLPSPITKWLLLYWRLGLYKGDVLEKWLEQKLADKGVRTFGDLPKDHLRIIASDLTSGTIVVLPDDLPKYHLDPKKFSVAKAVRMSCSIPYFFEPIKIKGKGVTFLFVDGGVLSNFPIWLFDNDRIPKVRPVLGIKLSAKQEDRPVNQINNAITMFGALFETMKDAHDAKHISSRHEKDIIFIPMDHIAVTEFALTEERKRGLVEIGKKRAEAFLMKWCY, from the coding sequence TTGAAAATTGACGGTGTGTTTTCTGGGGGAGGCATAAAAGGTTTTGCATTAATTGGCGCCTTGCAAGCAGTCGAAAGTAGGGGATTGGAATTAGAGCGGCTGGCAGGAACGAGTGCGGGTTCCATTGTGGCTGCGTTTACCGCAGCCGGCTACACAGCCAATGAAATATATAAGATGCTTGATGAAACAGATATTATGAACTTCCTTGATCAGAGAAGGACACTGTTGCCATCACCTATCACCAAGTGGCTCCTATTGTATTGGAGACTTGGTCTATATAAAGGAGATGTTTTAGAGAAATGGCTGGAACAGAAACTAGCAGATAAAGGTGTGAGGACATTTGGAGATCTTCCAAAAGACCATCTCAGAATCATTGCTTCCGATCTGACCAGCGGAACAATTGTAGTCTTACCAGATGATCTTCCTAAATATCATCTGGACCCCAAGAAGTTTTCGGTAGCAAAAGCGGTAAGGATGAGTTGTAGTATCCCTTATTTTTTTGAACCAATCAAAATAAAAGGAAAAGGAGTGACGTTTCTATTTGTTGATGGTGGAGTATTGAGTAATTTTCCAATCTGGCTTTTCGATAATGACAGGATACCTAAAGTAAGGCCTGTACTAGGGATTAAGCTAAGTGCTAAACAGGAGGATCGCCCAGTTAATCAGATCAATAATGCCATCACTATGTTTGGTGCCTTGTTTGAAACAATGAAGGATGCGCATGATGCAAAACATATATCAAGCCGCCATGAGAAGGATATCATTTTTATTCCCATGGACCATATTGCCGTAACGGAGTTTGCATTGACAGAAGAACGAAAAAGGGGACTAGTGGAAATCGGGAAGAAAAGGGCAGAGGCATTTTTAATGAAGTGGTGCTACTAA
- the mntR gene encoding transcriptional regulator MntR, protein MPTPSMEDYIEQIYMLIEDKGYARVSDIAEALAVHPSSVTKMVQKLDKDQYLIYEKYRGLVLTSKGKKIGKRLVYRHELLEQFLRVIGVDEENIYEDVEGIEHHLSWNAIDRIGDLVQYFEEEKDRVEALQTIQKQNEDNQ, encoded by the coding sequence ATGCCTACCCCAAGTATGGAAGACTACATAGAACAGATATACATGTTAATTGAAGATAAAGGATATGCGCGTGTGTCAGATATTGCCGAAGCATTGGCTGTACATCCCTCTTCTGTAACAAAAATGGTTCAGAAACTAGATAAGGACCAATACTTAATCTATGAAAAATATCGTGGCCTGGTACTGACTTCAAAAGGGAAGAAAATCGGTAAGCGGTTGGTATATCGTCACGAATTGCTTGAACAGTTCCTAAGAGTAATAGGCGTGGACGAAGAAAATATCTATGAAGATGTGGAAGGAATCGAACATCATCTGAGTTGGAATGCGATAGATCGCATCGGAGATCTTGTTCAATACTTTGAAGAAGAGAAGGATCGGGTGGAAGCACTGCAGACCATCCAAAAGCAAAATGAAGATAACCAATAA
- a CDS encoding Ger(x)C family spore germination protein, with translation MNSKGILSILVCIFLLTGCGGIKNIQDLTYIVAIGMDYDEAEEEYIVYLQGLNFANVAKQEGGKPVEEIPSFVGTARGKTLNLAVSELYKKAEPPIYFGHVSTLLVSQRLIKSKSKEVLEEIARNKSLRHTLRVVTTEESIEEIFSIKALFNYPAVYTVLFKGKTHGLAQNELQPTTLLHFLRSYYEPMGIAKLPSVSIDDSTWHTDKEFPVLYLNGYSVYQQQTYVKNIPLDDAIFLEWMVAGEIAIDREVREGEELVAAVKLSSPKLKITYEKDTPSPSFTIELSSRADLLEKLKDVSVDELKKNLEEDIKKQVMELYDKGVESKLDLLNTGEKWYRKHPKAFKELKASNNFYLEKESLKEVKVDIQIFHFNSYEYDRM, from the coding sequence GTGAATAGTAAAGGTATTTTATCCATCCTTGTTTGTATCTTTTTGCTTACGGGTTGCGGAGGCATAAAGAATATCCAGGACCTTACCTATATAGTAGCAATTGGTATGGACTATGATGAAGCAGAAGAGGAATATATCGTATACCTCCAAGGATTGAATTTCGCCAATGTGGCAAAACAGGAAGGAGGAAAGCCAGTTGAAGAAATTCCAAGCTTTGTCGGAACTGCTAGAGGGAAGACGTTAAACCTTGCTGTAAGTGAATTATATAAGAAAGCAGAACCACCTATTTACTTTGGACATGTAAGTACCTTATTAGTTAGTCAACGTCTGATTAAAAGCAAATCAAAGGAAGTCTTAGAGGAGATTGCCAGGAACAAATCACTTAGACATACGTTGCGGGTTGTGACTACGGAAGAAAGCATAGAAGAGATATTTTCAATAAAAGCTCTATTTAATTACCCAGCCGTATATACGGTTCTATTTAAAGGAAAAACACACGGTCTTGCTCAAAATGAGTTGCAACCAACTACCCTATTACATTTTTTAAGGTCTTATTACGAGCCGATGGGTATCGCGAAACTTCCGTCCGTCTCCATAGATGATAGTACATGGCACACGGATAAGGAGTTTCCTGTGCTTTACTTAAATGGGTATTCTGTATATCAACAACAGACGTATGTGAAAAATATTCCCTTAGATGATGCGATATTTCTAGAATGGATGGTGGCTGGTGAAATTGCTATTGATCGCGAGGTTAGGGAGGGGGAAGAATTAGTGGCAGCAGTAAAACTTTCCAGCCCTAAATTAAAAATCACCTATGAGAAAGACACACCTTCACCGTCATTTACTATTGAACTATCCTCAAGGGCCGATTTGCTAGAAAAGTTAAAGGATGTATCTGTAGATGAGTTGAAAAAAAACCTGGAAGAGGACATAAAAAAGCAAGTGATGGAACTGTATGATAAAGGGGTGGAAAGTAAATTGGATTTACTAAATACTGGTGAAAAATGGTATAGGAAACATCCTAAAGCATTTAAGGAATTAAAAGCTTCCAATAACTTTTACCTGGAAAAAGAATCGTTGAAAGAAGTAAAAGTCGATATTCAAATTTTTCACTTTAATTCTTACGAATACGATAGGATGTGA